From a single Carassius carassius chromosome 8, fCarCar2.1, whole genome shotgun sequence genomic region:
- the LOC132144828 gene encoding HCLS1-associated protein X-1-like produces MIANHGVRVYLFRGVFGVPGGHYRDDGRRDPFFDGMIHEDDEDEEDDGFLHNDFNRPHQDPLDDASRFGFSFGPGGMRFEEPQLFGQIFREMEEIFASLGRLDEHHGIGHRGAPSVEASPPQEGAEKDRGRAGSSNPIRDFMLKSPDSSPLPPPSEATKDRDASSPQDPCSRFPQRRPFSKFHGLWKDGLLKPKEGEKKRGVFRWSGSDLDSSTFTAKNKVDF; encoded by the exons ATGATTGCCAATCATGGCG TTCGCGTTTATCTGTTTCGAGGGGTTTTCGGGGTTCCCGGTGGTCATTATCGCGATGATGGCCGCAG GGACCCTTTCTTCGATGGGATGATTCACGAAGAcgatgaggatgaggaggacgATGGATTTCTCCACAATGACTTTAATAGGCCCCATCAGGACCCGTTAGATGATGCCTCCAGATTCGGTTTCAGTTTTGGGCCCGGCGGGATGCGCTTCGAGGAACCTCAGCTGTTCGGCCAGATCTTCAGGGAAATGGAGGAGATCTTTGCCAGTTTAGGCCGCCTTGATGAGCATCATGGCATTGGACACAGAG GTGCTCCATCAGTAGAAGCTTCGCCTCCTCAGGAAGGTGCTGAGAAAGACAGGGGTCGAGCAGGAAGTAGTAACCCGATTAGAGATTTCATGTTGAAGTCTCCTGACAGCTCACCCCTTCCTCCCCCCTCCGAGGCAACAAAGGACAGGGATGCCTCTTCTCCACAGGATCCCTGCAGCCGCTTTCCTCAGCGGAGACCCTTCTCAAAG tttcatgGTCTTTGGAAAGATGGCCTTTTAAAACcaaaagagggagagaaaaaaagag GTGTCTTCAGGTGGTCTGGATCAGATCTTGACTCCAGCACCTTCACAGCCAAAAATAAGGTCGACTTTTAA